Proteins encoded within one genomic window of Gloeobacter kilaueensis JS1:
- a CDS encoding CGLD27 family protein, which produces MTRRISTAPIPPEQRPFNEYQQLRTSYFFRWATVEPRAYLGTILCVWAGSWVVSGPVAAWSFPPVRMPVQFFIGGAGGAAILLGLVLLRLYLGWSYIHTRLLSASVHYEETGWYDGSFWTKPPEDLAKDRLVVEYQVAPVMRRLHRTLAALGLFYALVALLYWLL; this is translated from the coding sequence ATGACGCGCCGGATCTCCACCGCACCGATACCGCCTGAGCAGCGCCCGTTCAACGAGTACCAGCAGCTGCGCACGTCGTATTTTTTTCGCTGGGCGACCGTTGAGCCCCGCGCTTACCTGGGGACGATTCTGTGCGTCTGGGCGGGCTCCTGGGTGGTGAGCGGCCCGGTGGCTGCCTGGAGTTTCCCGCCGGTCCGGATGCCGGTACAGTTTTTCATCGGCGGTGCGGGTGGGGCAGCGATCTTGCTGGGGCTGGTGCTGTTGCGGCTCTACCTGGGCTGGTCGTACATCCACACCCGCTTACTCTCCGCGAGCGTTCACTACGAGGAGACCGGCTGGTACGACGGCAGCTTCTGGACCAAACCGCCGGAGGATCTGGCCAAGGACCGGCTGGTGGTCGAGTATCAGGTCGCTCCTGTGATGCGCCGCCTGCATCGCACGCTGGCGGCGCTCGGCCTGTTCTACGCCCTGGTGGCCCTGCTGTACTGGCTGCTTTAA
- a CDS encoding DUF3120 domain-containing protein: MLLLDERQRLSLPIFQNARWRTFWAAVFLVSVPVFFQAPLVRYAPSISLLATLGWLMLSLWLWNRPRQQLWGDLLFGFTLSWWAGSLYWGWLRTEPLLHLPVEALPVPIALLALAFGHFRIGSLFFLGSFLGTCITDFYCMAAGLMPWWERMMNAEGSNIQLAQVLPAALAQMHTLPGMILAAGVSLVLLAITVRAMQSEKLHWWAFAGAVFSTLLVDGLFWATANLFLVGS; this comes from the coding sequence GTGCTCTTACTCGACGAACGCCAGCGCCTTTCGCTCCCGATCTTCCAGAATGCCCGCTGGCGGACGTTCTGGGCAGCGGTTTTTCTTGTTTCGGTGCCGGTTTTCTTCCAGGCTCCGCTGGTGCGCTACGCTCCGTCGATCAGCCTGCTTGCGACCCTTGGCTGGCTGATGCTCAGCTTGTGGCTGTGGAATCGGCCCCGGCAGCAGCTGTGGGGCGATCTGCTCTTTGGCTTTACCCTGAGCTGGTGGGCCGGCAGTCTCTACTGGGGCTGGCTGCGCACCGAGCCGCTGCTGCACCTGCCGGTGGAGGCGCTGCCGGTGCCGATCGCCCTGCTCGCCCTTGCCTTCGGTCACTTTCGCATCGGCAGCCTGTTCTTTCTGGGTTCGTTTTTGGGCACCTGCATCACGGACTTTTACTGCATGGCCGCCGGATTGATGCCCTGGTGGGAGCGGATGATGAACGCCGAGGGCAGCAATATCCAGCTTGCCCAGGTGTTGCCTGCGGCTCTAGCACAGATGCACACGCTGCCGGGAATGATCCTCGCTGCTGGAGTGAGCCTGGTGCTGCTTGCGATCACTGTGCGGGCAATGCAGTCTGAAAAGTTGCACTGGTGGGCCTTTGCTGGGGCGGTCTTCAGCACGCTGCTGGTCGATGGGCTTTTTTGGGCGACGGCGAACCTGTTTTTGGTAGGATCCTGA
- a CDS encoding BPSS1187 family protein has translation MKAAHLAFGSLFGVFLGVLARPALAASTAVCPTNSYDQGSITGGVACAIVPSQTDPAMQDIGPEDQGFGYHVVGIPSDPSQIKGVLLYLQGTAGTPYDPVSNSFSTGQILSEAISANYLVIALAYANPVEVGVLCLNDTNCYSQVRQEIIYGTDTSPLVNVNQANSVMHRLSALISFLKTNLPAGFPFPPGIAGNTVDWSHVRIGGGSQGGGHAGYIAMDQLTERVCFLSSPVDAVSLFNQGVSQTVSAAWLSKLPWQTPTTRLKGVSHIGDDAITQITTNYKTLGMVQSTSETTPNNDWLLITVPEADPHSAPAQDPNLAYARNWACLSDLPLTPAPKITAIAPTTGPVGTTITLSGQNLSGTRAVLVGGLSVPFSQVSSSQVTATINATGNSGQVLLITNGGNAPAPKNFTVTAGLTAISPTSGAVGTPVNLNGFGLSSATAVKFNGVKVPFNVVSDSQLVATVSSGTNTGTVNVAVPTGTITSSLGFTVLPTLSSFSPTSGPVGSTVTLTGSGFTGVSSVQFGSLYAAFNFLSDTQIAVTVPAGVSTSTIKVTVGGASVTSSARFSVVNSPTITSFSPPSGGVGTSVTINGSNLGATSSVLFNGVAAAPASAFNNSVRVVVPSGAKSGPITVVNAAGSTTSASSFQIYAAPAISSFTPTSGPAGTAVTINGSHFTGTTAVSVGRTSAASFTVKSDSQITATVAANTPTGPLKITNPGGTATSSSYFQVK, from the coding sequence ATGAAGGCTGCACACCTTGCCTTTGGAAGTCTTTTTGGTGTTTTTTTGGGCGTGCTCGCCCGCCCTGCCCTCGCCGCTTCGACAGCCGTCTGTCCGACCAATAGCTACGACCAGGGCAGCATCACCGGCGGCGTTGCCTGCGCTATTGTTCCGAGCCAGACGGACCCGGCTATGCAGGATATCGGACCGGAGGATCAGGGCTTCGGCTACCACGTCGTCGGCATCCCCAGCGACCCGAGCCAGATCAAGGGGGTGCTTCTGTACCTGCAGGGCACAGCTGGCACGCCCTACGATCCTGTAAGCAACAGCTTCTCGACGGGCCAGATCCTCTCGGAGGCCATCTCTGCAAACTATCTGGTGATCGCTCTTGCCTACGCCAACCCGGTCGAAGTGGGTGTGCTCTGTCTCAACGACACTAACTGTTACAGCCAGGTTCGTCAGGAAATTATCTACGGCACCGACACCTCGCCCCTGGTAAACGTCAATCAGGCCAACAGTGTCATGCACCGCCTCTCGGCTTTGATCAGCTTTTTGAAGACGAATCTGCCCGCAGGCTTTCCCTTCCCGCCAGGAATCGCCGGCAACACGGTCGATTGGTCCCACGTGCGCATCGGGGGCGGCAGCCAGGGCGGTGGCCACGCCGGCTATATCGCGATGGATCAGCTCACCGAGCGGGTCTGTTTTCTCTCTTCACCGGTCGATGCTGTCTCGCTCTTCAACCAGGGCGTGTCGCAGACCGTCTCCGCTGCCTGGCTCAGCAAGCTGCCCTGGCAGACGCCCACCACTCGCCTCAAGGGGGTGTCCCACATCGGCGACGACGCGATCACCCAGATTACGACCAACTACAAGACCCTCGGCATGGTCCAGTCCACCAGCGAGACGACGCCCAACAACGACTGGCTGCTCATCACCGTTCCGGAGGCGGACCCCCACTCCGCGCCCGCTCAAGATCCGAACCTGGCCTACGCCCGCAACTGGGCCTGCCTTTCGGATCTGCCCCTGACACCCGCCCCAAAGATCACAGCCATCGCTCCCACCACCGGCCCGGTCGGTACGACGATTACCCTGAGCGGCCAGAACCTGAGCGGGACGCGGGCGGTGCTTGTAGGCGGCCTGAGCGTGCCCTTCAGCCAGGTCTCCAGTAGCCAGGTCACAGCCACGATCAACGCCACCGGCAACAGCGGCCAGGTTCTGCTCATCACCAACGGCGGCAACGCTCCGGCTCCCAAAAATTTCACCGTCACCGCCGGGCTCACGGCCATCTCTCCCACCAGCGGCGCAGTCGGCACGCCGGTCAACCTGAATGGCTTTGGCCTCAGCAGCGCGACGGCAGTCAAGTTCAACGGCGTCAAGGTGCCCTTCAACGTCGTCTCCGACAGCCAGCTCGTCGCCACCGTCAGTTCCGGAACGAACACCGGCACCGTCAACGTCGCCGTACCCACCGGCACGATCACCAGTTCCCTGGGCTTTACCGTTCTTCCTACCCTCAGCAGCTTCAGCCCCACCAGTGGGCCGGTCGGATCGACCGTCACCCTCACAGGCAGCGGTTTTACCGGAGTCAGCTCCGTTCAGTTCGGCAGTCTCTACGCCGCCTTCAACTTCCTCTCCGACACCCAGATTGCAGTGACGGTGCCCGCCGGGGTGAGCACCAGCACCATCAAAGTCACGGTGGGCGGTGCCTCGGTCACCAGCAGCGCTCGCTTCAGCGTCGTCAATAGCCCCACCATCACCAGCTTCTCGCCCCCCTCCGGCGGCGTGGGCACCTCGGTGACCATCAACGGCAGCAACCTCGGAGCGACAAGCAGCGTCCTCTTTAATGGCGTCGCTGCTGCGCCTGCCTCAGCGTTCAACAACAGCGTCCGAGTCGTCGTCCCGAGTGGAGCAAAAAGTGGACCGATTACGGTCGTCAACGCTGCCGGTTCGACCACCAGCGCCTCCAGTTTCCAGATCTACGCCGCCCCGGCCATCAGCAGCTTCACGCCTACCAGCGGTCCGGCTGGAACAGCAGTGACCATCAACGGCAGCCACTTTACCGGCACCACCGCCGTCAGCGTTGGCCGGACGAGCGCGGCTTCGTTCACCGTCAAATCCGACAGCCAGATCACCGCCACGGTCGCGGCGAACACTCCCACCGGCCCGCTGAAGATCACCAACCCCGGCGGCACGGCCACAAGTAGCAGTTACTTCCAGGTCAAATAG
- a CDS encoding alkaline phosphatase family protein: MREAMNVQKFACTFSLVALLAASPAQAATNAAGRHFQRVLLLSIDGLHAIDLANYVQNNPQSALAGLSAAGVTFSAASASRPSDSFPGLLAMVTGGSPVSTGVFYDDSYDRKLSAPTDTACASSGTEVLYDETVDINSNLLGGGGGINTAALPRDPAHGCSPVFPHSYLRVNTVFEVIKAAGLRTAWSDKHLAYDLVNGPSGQGVDDLYTPEIAATTFDDGVTPICTPPLPASITKSVACTEIYDDLKVQALLNQIAGKNAAGTQRAAVPALFGMNFQAVSVGQKLPTSPTLSGQSEQGGYLDGQGTPGPALADALAHTDQSVGKMVSALKKRGLLASTLIIVSAKHGQTPIDPTKLQTFNTGIADPAGLLGSTVAQATEDDISLLWLTSSSQTPQAVSTLSANQTQAGIEQILAGQLLQLQFNDPTTDSRTPDIVVQPTLGVIYTGSTSKIAEHGGFGANDTGVALLVSNPRLSAATIKTPVQTAQIAPTILRALGLDPNALKAVQIEKTRTLPGLIAP, translated from the coding sequence ATGCGCGAAGCGATGAACGTTCAAAAATTTGCCTGTACCTTTAGCCTGGTTGCCCTGCTTGCCGCGAGCCCGGCTCAGGCGGCAACAAATGCCGCCGGTCGCCATTTTCAAAGAGTGTTGCTGTTGAGCATCGACGGCCTGCACGCCATCGATTTAGCCAACTACGTCCAGAACAATCCCCAATCCGCCCTGGCGGGTCTGAGCGCAGCCGGTGTGACCTTCAGCGCCGCCTCTGCTTCCAGGCCGTCCGATTCGTTTCCGGGGCTGCTCGCGATGGTCACCGGCGGCTCGCCCGTCTCGACCGGCGTCTTCTACGACGATTCCTACGACCGCAAGCTCTCCGCTCCCACAGATACCGCCTGTGCCTCCAGTGGCACCGAAGTCCTCTACGACGAGACGGTGGACATCAATTCCAATCTCCTGGGCGGCGGCGGCGGCATCAACACCGCCGCTCTGCCCCGCGACCCGGCCCACGGCTGCTCGCCGGTGTTTCCCCACAGCTACCTGCGGGTGAACACGGTCTTCGAGGTCATAAAAGCCGCCGGTCTGCGCACCGCCTGGTCCGACAAGCACCTCGCCTACGATCTTGTCAACGGTCCTTCGGGCCAGGGCGTAGACGACCTCTATACCCCGGAGATCGCCGCCACCACCTTCGACGATGGGGTGACGCCCATCTGCACGCCGCCTCTGCCTGCGAGCATCACCAAGAGCGTCGCCTGCACCGAGATTTACGACGATCTTAAAGTCCAGGCCCTCCTCAACCAGATCGCAGGCAAAAATGCGGCAGGCACGCAGCGGGCGGCGGTGCCGGCCCTGTTTGGCATGAACTTTCAGGCGGTGAGCGTCGGCCAGAAACTGCCCACCTCCCCGACGCTGAGCGGCCAGTCCGAACAGGGGGGCTACCTCGATGGCCAGGGCACCCCCGGCCCGGCCCTCGCCGACGCCCTCGCCCACACCGACCAGTCGGTGGGCAAGATGGTGAGCGCCCTCAAAAAGCGCGGTCTGCTCGCCTCGACGCTGATTATCGTGAGCGCCAAGCACGGCCAGACGCCCATCGACCCGACAAAACTGCAGACTTTTAACACTGGCATCGCCGATCCAGCCGGGCTTTTGGGCAGCACGGTCGCCCAGGCAACCGAGGACGACATCTCGCTGTTGTGGCTGACCAGTTCTTCCCAGACCCCCCAGGCGGTAAGCACCCTCAGCGCCAACCAGACCCAGGCCGGTATCGAGCAGATCCTCGCCGGGCAATTGCTCCAGCTGCAATTTAACGATCCGACGACCGATAGCCGCACCCCGGACATTGTTGTGCAGCCCACCCTCGGCGTCATCTACACCGGCAGCACCAGCAAAATTGCCGAGCACGGCGGTTTTGGTGCCAACGATACTGGCGTCGCCCTGCTCGTCTCCAACCCGCGCCTGAGCGCCGCCACGATCAAGACGCCTGTGCAGACCGCCCAGATCGCCCCGACGATCCTCCGGGCCCTCGGCCTCGACCCGAACGCCCTGAAGGCGGTACAGATCGAAAAGACCAGAACCCTGCCGGGACTCATCGCCCCCTGA
- a CDS encoding SBBP repeat-containing protein, which yields MSFPRFRSFVWLMLPALLAAAAPAETLPIANPYARLPLSFEPNVGQSDASVHFVAHQGNGSLLLTPAGAYVALHKKSSNPAESSTRSLVRLAFVGADQRAVLRGVDRLPGRVNYLMGSDPLGWRTGVPTYRRVEAKDLYPGIDVAYYGRDRQFEYDLLVAAGADPAAIRLQVDGAQSLSIDPGGGLIIRTAAGALRQAPPVVYQLIDSKRRSVDGRYVLLDRRTVAFAIGAYDRRRSLIIDPTLSYATLLGGSGGDYGAAIAADSTGNLYATGFTDSVDFRTLNPLQAGLAGNSDVFVTKFNTSGNALVYSTYLGGSNNDYPAALRIDGSGNAYVVGYTNSTNFPVANALRSTLAGNNDAFVSKLNASGSALVYSTYLGGSSNDIATGLAVASSGNLYVTGYTLSSDFPLLKPLQSVYGGGAYDAFVTKFNAAGNTLAYSTYLGGSGTDFASGIAVDSKGNAYLTGYTTSSNFPVVGAFQPSLKGGFDGFVSKLNAAGSALAYSTYLGGSKGDFSTAIAVGSSGDIFVTGYTASTDFPRANAFQSLLKGDQNAFLTKLDAAGTSLSYSTYLGGSRSEYSYALAVDSKGNAVVSGLTTSTDFPTLSALQAGYSGGLADAFVTKFNAVGSAVQYSTYLGGGSEDYSYGLAIDGADNTYVAGFTYSANFPTTAGAVQQTPAGEADGFFLKIGP from the coding sequence ATGTCCTTCCCCCGCTTCCGCTCGTTCGTCTGGCTTATGCTTCCTGCCCTGCTGGCCGCTGCTGCGCCCGCTGAAACGCTCCCGATTGCAAATCCTTACGCTCGCCTGCCCCTCAGCTTCGAACCCAATGTCGGTCAGAGCGACGCTTCTGTGCATTTTGTTGCGCATCAGGGCAACGGCAGCCTGCTGCTTACGCCCGCCGGAGCCTACGTGGCCTTGCATAAAAAATCTTCTAACCCGGCTGAGAGCAGCACGCGCTCCCTCGTGCGGCTGGCTTTTGTCGGGGCGGACCAGCGGGCTGTCCTGCGCGGTGTGGATCGTCTCCCTGGCCGGGTCAACTATCTGATGGGCAGCGATCCGCTGGGCTGGCGCACTGGCGTTCCGACCTACCGCCGCGTAGAGGCAAAGGATCTGTATCCGGGCATCGACGTGGCCTACTACGGCAGGGACCGCCAGTTTGAATACGACCTGCTGGTGGCGGCGGGGGCGGATCCGGCGGCGATCCGGCTGCAGGTCGATGGAGCACAAAGCCTGTCGATCGATCCTGGGGGCGGGCTTATCATCCGGACGGCGGCGGGCGCGTTGCGCCAGGCACCGCCTGTGGTCTATCAGCTCATCGATAGCAAACGCCGGTCGGTAGATGGCCGCTACGTCCTGCTCGATCGCCGGACGGTCGCTTTTGCGATCGGCGCTTACGATCGACGCCGGTCGCTAATCATCGATCCGACGCTGAGCTATGCCACGCTGCTGGGCGGCAGCGGCGGGGACTACGGCGCGGCGATCGCCGCCGACAGTACCGGCAACCTCTACGCGACGGGCTTTACCGACTCCGTCGATTTTCGGACGCTCAACCCGCTACAGGCAGGACTTGCGGGCAACAGCGATGTCTTCGTCACCAAGTTCAATACCAGCGGCAACGCGCTCGTCTACTCCACTTACCTGGGCGGCAGCAACAACGACTACCCCGCCGCGCTCCGCATCGATGGCAGCGGCAACGCCTACGTTGTGGGCTACACCAATTCGACCAACTTCCCGGTGGCGAACGCTCTTCGATCGACCCTCGCCGGCAACAACGACGCCTTTGTGAGCAAGCTGAACGCCAGCGGCAGCGCGCTTGTCTACTCGACCTACCTGGGTGGCAGCAGCAACGACATCGCCACCGGTCTGGCCGTTGCCAGTTCGGGCAACCTCTACGTCACCGGTTACACCCTCTCCAGCGATTTTCCGCTCCTCAAGCCCCTCCAGAGCGTCTACGGCGGTGGAGCCTACGACGCTTTTGTCACCAAGTTCAACGCTGCCGGTAATACCCTCGCCTACTCCACCTACCTGGGCGGCAGCGGCACCGACTTTGCCAGTGGGATCGCCGTCGATAGCAAGGGCAACGCCTACCTCACCGGCTACACCACCTCCAGCAATTTTCCGGTGGTGGGTGCCTTCCAGCCCAGCCTCAAGGGTGGCTTCGACGGGTTCGTGAGCAAATTGAACGCCGCCGGTTCAGCTCTGGCCTACTCGACCTACCTGGGCGGCAGCAAGGGCGATTTCAGCACCGCCATCGCCGTCGGCAGCTCCGGCGATATCTTCGTCACCGGCTACACCGCCTCCACCGATTTTCCAAGAGCCAATGCTTTTCAAAGCCTGCTCAAAGGCGACCAAAACGCTTTTTTGACCAAGCTCGATGCTGCCGGGACGAGCCTGTCCTACTCGACCTACCTGGGGGGCAGCCGCAGCGAATACAGCTACGCCCTGGCGGTCGATAGCAAAGGCAACGCCGTGGTGAGCGGGCTTACCACATCTACGGATTTCCCGACTCTGAGCGCCCTGCAGGCGGGCTACAGCGGTGGTCTAGCGGACGCTTTTGTCACCAAATTCAACGCCGTGGGCAGCGCTGTGCAGTACTCGACCTACCTGGGGGGCGGCAGCGAGGACTACAGCTACGGCCTTGCCATCGACGGTGCCGACAACACCTACGTCGCCGGTTTTACCTACTCCGCCAACTTCCCGACCACCGCCGGGGCCGTGCAGCAGACACCGGCTGGGGAGGCGGACGGGTTCTTTCTCAAGATCGGGCCGTGA
- a CDS encoding DUF6464 family protein, whose protein sequence is MAMPTLDLESAAICVQVLVLVGMASAWKPDRENRPSGGAQQPQPTCHYYCGSPYLRCAVHPERKSCRDCPSYRASAPEPAADKI, encoded by the coding sequence ATGGCGATGCCGACGCTGGATCTTGAGAGTGCGGCCATCTGCGTGCAGGTGCTGGTCCTGGTGGGGATGGCCAGCGCCTGGAAGCCTGACCGCGAAAACCGCCCATCCGGCGGCGCACAGCAGCCCCAACCCACCTGCCACTACTACTGCGGCTCGCCCTACCTGCGCTGTGCCGTCCATCCCGAGCGGAAAAGTTGCCGGGATTGTCCTTCTTACCGCGCCAGCGCCCCAGAGCCTGCAGCCGACAAAATTTAG
- a CDS encoding YraN family protein, with translation MDRRHLLALQAETLVAGWLAASGGLILARRWRCRGGEIDLVARSGALLLFVEVKARSQGSWDSAGLEAVGATKRRRISRAAELYLIAHPDQARLACRFDVALVAIAPGGHLQITSYIEAAFELC, from the coding sequence GTGGATAGGCGGCACCTTCTTGCGTTACAGGCAGAAACCCTCGTCGCGGGCTGGCTCGCCGCCTCCGGCGGGCTTATTCTGGCGCGGCGCTGGCGCTGCCGGGGGGGCGAGATCGATCTGGTCGCCCGTAGCGGCGCGCTGCTGTTGTTTGTCGAGGTCAAAGCCCGCAGCCAGGGGAGTTGGGACAGCGCCGGTCTGGAGGCGGTGGGGGCCACCAAGCGCCGCCGGATCAGCCGGGCTGCCGAGTTGTACCTGATTGCCCATCCAGATCAGGCCCGGCTGGCCTGCCGCTTCGATGTCGCGCTGGTGGCGATTGCCCCAGGCGGCCATCTGCAGATCACAAGCTACATCGAGGCGGCGTTCGAGTTGTGTTGA
- a CDS encoding choice-of-anchor tandem repeat GloVer-containing protein encodes MSIQIDVKRGVARLGLAASVLLASGGGAGAATLSTLYTFSGTTQSSVGGAVPYGTPVQASNGNLFGTTYIGGSTASTLPLCPAGCGTVFAITPAGSLTIVKLFGGSDGAFPYTGVVGNNGSLYGTTSGGGTYRYGTVYRISSTGVFSSLYSFMGGPAGGYGGSDGAFPNAALVLADDGNFYGTTAGGGLGNLGTVFQITPAGVLTTLYSFSGPDGTNPVAGLTAGSDGRLYGTTAAGGASGRGTVFAITTGGALTTLYSFGGADGAYPKGGLAAGSDGNFYGTTVGGGVNALGTVYRISPAGSLTSLYSFAGPDGIAPLAGLVAGSDGSFYGATYAGGTVNASCTNGCGTLFRITPAGSLSTLYAFSGGSDGRNPATRLVQGGNGSFFGTTPLGGANGVGTIYKLQP; translated from the coding sequence ATGTCAATCCAGATCGATGTAAAAAGAGGCGTTGCCCGGCTGGGTCTGGCAGCCAGTGTGCTGCTGGCCAGCGGCGGCGGAGCAGGGGCTGCCACCCTCAGCACCCTTTATACCTTCAGCGGCACCACCCAGAGCAGCGTGGGCGGAGCCGTTCCCTACGGGACACCGGTGCAGGCGAGCAACGGCAACCTCTTTGGCACCACCTATATCGGCGGCAGTACGGCGAGCACTCTGCCGCTGTGCCCCGCCGGTTGCGGCACGGTCTTTGCGATCACCCCCGCCGGCAGCCTCACGATCGTGAAATTGTTTGGCGGCAGCGACGGCGCTTTTCCCTACACCGGTGTGGTGGGCAACAACGGTTCGCTCTATGGCACCACCAGCGGCGGCGGCACCTACCGCTACGGCACGGTCTACAGGATCTCCTCCACGGGCGTGTTCAGTTCGCTCTACTCATTTATGGGTGGCCCAGCGGGGGGCTACGGCGGCAGCGACGGTGCCTTCCCGAATGCTGCCCTGGTGCTCGCAGACGACGGCAACTTTTATGGCACGACCGCCGGCGGCGGGCTGGGCAACCTGGGCACCGTCTTTCAGATCACCCCTGCGGGTGTGCTCACGACCCTCTATTCCTTCAGCGGCCCCGACGGCACCAACCCGGTCGCCGGACTGACAGCAGGCAGCGATGGCCGCCTCTACGGCACGACCGCTGCCGGAGGAGCCTCCGGGCGCGGCACGGTCTTTGCGATCACGACGGGCGGCGCGCTGACGACCCTTTATTCTTTTGGCGGCGCGGACGGTGCCTATCCCAAGGGCGGACTGGCAGCAGGCAGCGACGGCAACTTTTACGGCACGACCGTAGGCGGCGGTGTCAACGCCCTGGGCACCGTCTACCGGATCAGCCCTGCCGGCAGCCTCACCAGCCTGTATTCGTTTGCCGGTCCCGACGGCATCGCTCCCCTCGCCGGTCTCGTAGCGGGCAGCGACGGCAGCTTCTACGGTGCGACCTACGCCGGCGGCACGGTCAACGCCAGCTGCACCAACGGCTGCGGCACTCTTTTTCGGATCACTCCCGCAGGCAGCCTGAGCACCCTCTACGCCTTCAGCGGCGGCAGCGATGGCCGCAATCCCGCCACCCGCCTGGTGCAGGGAGGCAACGGCAGCTTCTTTGGCACGACGCCCCTCGGTGGGGCGAACGGCGTCGGGACAATCTACAAGCTCCAGCCTTGA
- a CDS encoding FAD-linked oxidase C-terminal domain-containing protein: MLTHPRRDWRSIARKFESLVGSAGVVWTPEELLVFECDGLTSYKQRPAIVVLPRTSEEVSAVLRYCYQQELPVVARGSGTGLSGGALPVEGCVLVVTSRMNRIVAIDYANRQITVQPGVINNWVTQAVSAAGFYYAPDPSSQSICSIGGNVAENSGGVHCLKYGVTTNHVLGLKVVLPDGEIVEMGGPVAEMPGYDLCGLFVGSEGTLGIATEITLRLLKSAEAVRVLLADFETIEQAGAAVSAIIGAGIVPGGMEIMDNLSINAVEDVVATNCYPRDAGAILLVEVDGPVIEVEQMAQAVEALCRTAGARSLRSATDAHERLLLWKGRKAAFAAMGQLSPNYYVQDGVIPRTQLQRVLARIEQLGAEHGYRVANVFHAGDGNLHPLILYDGRIAGELEKVERLGGEILKLCVQVGGSISGEHGIGAEKRCYMGEMFTPVDLETMQQVRAVFDPKNLANPTKIFPTPRTCGEAARAKAAAHFPQAERY; this comes from the coding sequence ATGCTCACCCACCCCCGGCGCGACTGGCGTTCGATCGCCCGGAAGTTTGAAAGCCTGGTCGGCTCTGCCGGGGTCGTCTGGACACCGGAGGAGTTGCTTGTCTTCGAGTGCGACGGGCTCACCAGCTACAAGCAGCGCCCGGCGATCGTCGTGCTGCCGCGCACGAGCGAAGAAGTATCGGCTGTGCTCAGGTACTGCTACCAGCAGGAGTTGCCCGTCGTCGCACGCGGTTCGGGCACGGGACTTTCAGGCGGTGCCCTGCCCGTCGAAGGCTGCGTGCTGGTGGTCACCTCGCGGATGAACCGGATCGTGGCCATCGACTACGCCAACCGCCAGATCACCGTTCAGCCGGGGGTGATCAACAACTGGGTCACCCAGGCAGTCAGTGCTGCCGGATTCTACTACGCGCCGGATCCGTCGAGTCAGAGCATCTGCTCGATCGGGGGCAACGTCGCCGAAAATTCCGGGGGCGTTCACTGCCTCAAGTACGGCGTCACCACCAACCACGTCCTGGGCCTGAAGGTCGTTCTGCCGGACGGCGAAATCGTCGAGATGGGCGGGCCGGTGGCCGAGATGCCGGGCTACGACCTCTGCGGCCTGTTCGTAGGTTCTGAAGGCACCCTGGGCATCGCCACCGAGATCACCCTGCGGCTTCTTAAATCCGCCGAGGCGGTGCGGGTGCTGCTGGCAGATTTTGAGACGATCGAGCAGGCGGGGGCAGCGGTTTCGGCGATCATCGGTGCGGGCATCGTCCCCGGCGGCATGGAGATCATGGACAACCTGAGCATCAACGCCGTCGAGGACGTGGTGGCGACCAACTGCTATCCCCGCGACGCCGGGGCGATTTTGCTGGTCGAGGTGGACGGCCCGGTCATCGAAGTCGAGCAGATGGCCCAGGCGGTCGAAGCCCTCTGCCGCACGGCTGGGGCGCGTTCGCTGCGCTCTGCCACCGATGCTCACGAACGGCTATTGCTCTGGAAGGGGCGCAAGGCGGCCTTTGCGGCGATGGGCCAGCTCAGCCCCAACTATTACGTGCAGGATGGCGTTATCCCCCGCACCCAACTGCAGCGGGTGCTCGCCCGGATCGAGCAGTTAGGAGCCGAGCACGGCTACCGGGTGGCCAACGTCTTCCACGCCGGTGACGGGAACCTCCACCCGCTCATCCTCTACGACGGGCGGATCGCGGGCGAACTCGAAAAAGTCGAGCGCCTTGGCGGCGAAATCCTCAAGCTCTGCGTGCAGGTGGGAGGCAGCATCTCCGGCGAGCACGGCATCGGCGCTGAGAAGCGCTGCTACATGGGCGAGATGTTCACACCCGTCGATCTGGAGACGATGCAGCAGGTGCGCGCCGTCTTCGATCCAAAGAACCTGGCCAACCCGACAAAGATCTTCCCCACTCCCCGCACCTGCGGCGAGGCGGCCCGCGCCAAAGCGGCAGCCCACTTCCCACAGGCGGAGCGCTATTAG